GGGGAAAACTCGCGTCGCTGCGAATGCTCGAGCCTCGACGGATGTGGAAGCCTTGGGGACGAGAATGACAAACGTGTAATTTTGACCCAGGCGCGAAGTCAAGAATTTGGCTAAAGTTGGAAAGTACGCGCGAGGGCGCGGGAAGCTTTTTCGTAAAGGAGCCGAGGCGTGAAATTTCATCTTGATCGGGACGTGCTGAGCGATGCCGTGTCGTGGGCAACCCGCACTCTCCCGCAGCGCCCCGCAATGCCCATCCTCCAAGGCGTGAGGATCGTTGCCGAAGATGGCGAACTCAAGTTTTCCACCTTCGACTACGAAGTGAGCGCCCACATTTCCGTCGAGGCGGAAATCGACGAGCCCGGTGAGATTCTTGTGCAGGGCAAGATGCTCAACGACATCGTGCGCGCGCTTCCCCACAAAACGGTCTCCGTCACCCACGAGGGCCCGAAGGTAGAGATCCTGTGTGGGTCCTCGCGGTTCTCACTCGCGACCCTCCCCGTCGCCGAATACCCGGTCCTTCCCGAGATGCCGCCCGTGGTGGGCACGATCGATTCGGGAACCTTTGCGCGCGCGATCGCGCAGGTCTCGATCGCCGCAAGTAAAGACGACGTGGTTCCGCTCCTCACGGGTGTGAAGGTCACAATCGAGGGCGAGAAGGTCATGATGGCCGCGACCGACCGCTACCGCCTCGCGGTTCGCGAGTTCACGTGGAACCCCGCGAATCCTTCGAGCGAACTGAGCGCACTCGTGCGTTCGCGCACCCTTACCGACGTTGCCCGCTCCCTCAGCGGGGGTAACGTCGAGGTCGCCCTCAGCGAAGGCGACTCCGCGAACCTCATCGGTTTTGAATCTTCGGGCCGCCGCACCACCTCGACCCTCGTTGATGGCGACTACCCGCCCGTGCTGCGCCTGTTCCCCGATGTCACTCCATACACCGTGAGTGTCGCGACCGCCCCGCTCATCGAGGCCGTCAAGCGCGTGAGCCTCGTGGCTGAGCGCAACACCCCCGTGCGCCTCACCTTTAGCGAGGGCCAGGTTGCTCTCGAAGCAGGCGACGGTGACGAGGCGCAGGCGAGCGAAGTTCTCGAGGCCAACGTTGAAGGCGGCGACCTCGTGGTGGGCTACAACTCGGGCTTCCTGCTCGATGGTCTCGGCGCGCTCGGCACCGATTTCACGCACTTCTCGCTTCCCGATTCGGTCAAGCCGACGGTGCTGCGTGGCCAAGAGTCGCTCGAAGCGTCGCCGGAGGAGCACTACCGCTACCTCCTCATGCCCATGCGCATCTGAGCGCCTGATCCTCGATGCACCTCAAGGCGCTCGAACTCACCAACTACCGCTCCTACGCGCATGCCTTCTTGCGCTTCACACCCGGGATCACCGTGTTCGTGGGGGCAAACGGCCAGGGCAAAACGAACATCGTTGAAGCCCTCTGGTACCTCGCAACCCTTTCCTCGCACCGCGTGGCACACGATGCTGCCCTCGTGCGCCGAGGCGAGACAACTGCGATCATCCGCGCGATGTGCGAGCGTGCTGGACGCGATGTACGGATCGACATGCAGATCGCCCCCGGTCGAACGAACGAGGTGCGCCTTCACTCACAGCCGCTTGCGCGCCCCCGCGAAATCCTCGGTCAGGTGCGCGCCGTGATGTTCTCGCCCGAGGATCTCGCCCTTGTGAAGGGCGAACCCGAAGGCCGGCGCCGCTTCCTCGACGAAATCCTTTTCGAAATCGCCCCCCGTTTTGCGAGCATCAAATCCGACTACGACAAGGTTCTTCGCCAGCGCAATCACCTTCTCAAACAGATGCGCGCGATGAATAAGGGCCGCGGCGGAAAACACGCTGCAGACGAGATTGGTGGCATGGACCCGCGCGAGGCGGCGGAAACGACGCTCGACGTGTGGGATGAACAGCTCGCCCGCCGCGGTGCTGAACTTATGCGTGCACGGCTCCACCTCGTCAACCGCCTTCGCCCCCACGTGGGCTACTCCTACTTGCGCGTTTCGAGCGACGAAGGCGCCGACCCCAATCTTGGCCTGGGCCCCGAAGGGCGCGGTGCAGTGTCGAGTCCCGCGAATATCCGCTACGCCTCGAGCGTTCTCGAGGGAGGGCTCGCCGCCGCGTCCGATGCCGAAACGACTCGTGACGAACCGCCCCTGCCGAGCCTCCAGCAGCTCCACGACGCCCTCCTCGCCCACATCGCTGAGCGCCGCGACGATGAAATTGACCGCGGCGTGAGCCTCGTGGGGCCCCACCGCGATGACCTCGAAATTCGCCTGAGTGACTTTCCCGCGAAGGGATATGCAAGCCATGGCGAATCGTGGTCCCTCGCCCTCGCGCTGCGCCTCGGCTCCTACGACCTCCTCACGATCGAGGAGGGCGACCTTGGCGACGGCGAACCGATCCTTATCCTTGACGACGTGTTCAGCGAGCTCGATGCTCACCGTCGCGAGCGCCTGGGGCGCATCATCAAAGGCGCGGCCCAAGTGCTCATCACGACGGCAAACGATGCCGACATCCCCCGTTCCATTGGCGACGACGTGCATGTGGTGGACGTCGTGAAGGGCTCCGCAACCGTGCGCGAAGGCGGGCCGCGCGGGGCGAGCGACATGGGGGCCACGTGGTGAGTGAAACCAGCGGCGGTCACGATCGGCAAAGGCCATCACTGAATCCCTATGCCCTCGGAACGTGGCAGCAGGGTGGTGGTGCCGAGCAAGGGCACGGTGTTCCCGAACAGGTTGCGGGGCAGCCCCGTGGCGAAGGTGGGGGCGAGGGCAGCGAAGCAAACGTCGGACCGCGAATGAC
The window above is part of the Dermabacter vaginalis genome. Proteins encoded here:
- the recF gene encoding DNA replication/repair protein RecF (All proteins in this family for which functions are known are DNA-binding proteins that assist the filamentation of RecA onto DNA for the initiation of recombination or recombinational repair.); its protein translation is MHLKALELTNYRSYAHAFLRFTPGITVFVGANGQGKTNIVEALWYLATLSSHRVAHDAALVRRGETTAIIRAMCERAGRDVRIDMQIAPGRTNEVRLHSQPLARPREILGQVRAVMFSPEDLALVKGEPEGRRRFLDEILFEIAPRFASIKSDYDKVLRQRNHLLKQMRAMNKGRGGKHAADEIGGMDPREAAETTLDVWDEQLARRGAELMRARLHLVNRLRPHVGYSYLRVSSDEGADPNLGLGPEGRGAVSSPANIRYASSVLEGGLAAASDAETTRDEPPLPSLQQLHDALLAHIAERRDDEIDRGVSLVGPHRDDLEIRLSDFPAKGYASHGESWSLALALRLGSYDLLTIEEGDLGDGEPILILDDVFSELDAHRRERLGRIIKGAAQVLITTANDADIPRSIGDDVHVVDVVKGSATVREGGPRGASDMGATW
- the dnaN gene encoding DNA polymerase III subunit beta, whose protein sequence is MKFHLDRDVLSDAVSWATRTLPQRPAMPILQGVRIVAEDGELKFSTFDYEVSAHISVEAEIDEPGEILVQGKMLNDIVRALPHKTVSVTHEGPKVEILCGSSRFSLATLPVAEYPVLPEMPPVVGTIDSGTFARAIAQVSIAASKDDVVPLLTGVKVTIEGEKVMMAATDRYRLAVREFTWNPANPSSELSALVRSRTLTDVARSLSGGNVEVALSEGDSANLIGFESSGRRTTSTLVDGDYPPVLRLFPDVTPYTVSVATAPLIEAVKRVSLVAERNTPVRLTFSEGQVALEAGDGDEAQASEVLEANVEGGDLVVGYNSGFLLDGLGALGTDFTHFSLPDSVKPTVLRGQESLEASPEEHYRYLLMPMRI